The nucleotide sequence AACCGGCGTGATTTTCGCTTCTTCAGCAGTGTTGGGAGCCAGTTCACAGCCAGAAAGCATGATGCTAAAAGTAAAAATGCTCAAACATACAAAGGGCGAAGGTTTAGTCATTGATGTTCCATTAATTATAGGATCTTTTATTCCTTATCTGGTGATGTTAATAGTTGAATCTCCGAATAGAAAGAGGTTACTGTTAGTCATCTGTAAATCAGCAAAAAAAGGACAGTTTTACATGAAATCACGTGCAGCAGTTGCGTTTGGTCCAGGCCAGCCATTAGAAATTGTAGAAGTGGATGTTGCTCCACCAAAAGCAGGTGAAGTATTAGTAAAAATTAGCCATACAGGTGTGTGTCATACAGATGCATTTACCTTGTCTGGTGAAGATCCTGAAGGTGTATTCCCTGCAATTTTGGGTCATGAAGGTGCGGGTGTGGTCGTTGAAGTAGGTGAAGGAGTCACTAGCCTGAAACCGGGCGATCACGTGATTCCGCTTTATACTGCTGAGTGTGGCGAATGCTTGTTCTGTAAATCAGGCAAGACCAACCTGTGTGTTGCTGTACGGGCGACGCAAGGTAAAGGTGTCATGCCAGATGGTACGACCCGTTTCTCTTATAATGGCGAGCCGATCTATCACTATATGGGTTGTTCAACTTTTTCAGAATATACCGTGGTTGCTGAAGTTTCTCTGGCAAAAATTAATCCTGAAGCCAACCATGAGCATGTTTGCCTGCTGGGCTGTGGTGTGACTACCGGTATTGGTGCAGTACATAACACCGCTAAAGTTCAGGAAGGTGACAGTGTTGCAGTATTTGGTTTAGGTGGTATCGGTCTTGCTGTAGTGCAAGGCGCACGTCAGGCCAAAGCCGGCCGTATCATTGTGATTGATACCAATCCGGATAAATTTGAACTGGCGAAACAGTTTGGTGCGACAGATTTCCTGAATCCAAAAGACTATGATCAGCCGATCCAGCAAGTGATCGTCGAAATGACTGGTTGGGGTGTAGACCATTCATTCGAATGTATCGGTAATGTAGATGTAATGCGTTCAGCATTAGAATGTGCGCACCGTGGCTGGGGTCAATCAGTGATTATTGGAGTAGCCGGTGCAGGTAAAGAAATTTCAACCCGTCCATTCCAGTTAGTCACAGGTCGTAAATGGATGGGTACTGCGTTTGGTGGGGTGAAAGGCCGTTCACAATTGCCGGGAATGGTAGAGCAATCCATGAAAGGTGAAATTCAACTTGAGCCTTTTGTGACACATACCATGCCATTAGATCAGATCAATGAAGCTTTTGACCTGATGCATGAAGGCAAGTCGATCCGTACAGTCATTCATTTTGACTAAGCTGTTTTAATCTAAA is from Acinetobacter lwoffii and encodes:
- a CDS encoding S-(hydroxymethyl)glutathione dehydrogenase/class III alcohol dehydrogenase yields the protein MKSRAAVAFGPGQPLEIVEVDVAPPKAGEVLVKISHTGVCHTDAFTLSGEDPEGVFPAILGHEGAGVVVEVGEGVTSLKPGDHVIPLYTAECGECLFCKSGKTNLCVAVRATQGKGVMPDGTTRFSYNGEPIYHYMGCSTFSEYTVVAEVSLAKINPEANHEHVCLLGCGVTTGIGAVHNTAKVQEGDSVAVFGLGGIGLAVVQGARQAKAGRIIVIDTNPDKFELAKQFGATDFLNPKDYDQPIQQVIVEMTGWGVDHSFECIGNVDVMRSALECAHRGWGQSVIIGVAGAGKEISTRPFQLVTGRKWMGTAFGGVKGRSQLPGMVEQSMKGEIQLEPFVTHTMPLDQINEAFDLMHEGKSIRTVIHFD